One Dictyoglomus thermophilum H-6-12 DNA window includes the following coding sequences:
- a CDS encoding TIGR04013 family B12-binding domain/radical SAM domain-containing protein — MFYDNKQNKYSVNALLGALEGSFKPLEVEVISSEKLGSWLENIEKNTVYIFCVSFFTTQFFEIEALLRKIKSKIENIKIIVGGPHASGDPESAIKIGADIVVVGEGEKLFLDIIDRIISGEDVKGIFKAKGFVNLDEFSPFSLKFKRFGPIEISRGCPYGCYFCQTPRIFGGVMRHRSVEKILDLVKVMNNLNLKDIRFVTPNAFAYGSNTGKDVNLVKIEELLSGIRKVIGKKGRIFFGSFPSEVRPEHVKEETLELVKTYANNDNLVIGAQSGSQRILDLSHRAHTVEDVYKAVELTLKYNLKANVDFIFGLPYEEEKDIEETVRFIEELVKMGAKVHAHTFMPLPGTPFAKFPPGKIEGLYKKVINRLLPKGVIFGNFREQEKIAWDLYKYFSSKEE; from the coding sequence TTGTTTTATGATAATAAACAGAACAAATATAGTGTAAATGCTCTTCTTGGGGCTTTGGAGGGCAGTTTCAAACCTCTTGAAGTAGAGGTTATATCTAGTGAAAAACTTGGTTCATGGCTAGAAAATATAGAGAAAAATACCGTTTATATTTTTTGTGTATCTTTCTTTACTACTCAGTTTTTTGAAATAGAGGCTCTTTTAAGAAAAATAAAATCTAAGATTGAGAATATAAAGATAATTGTAGGGGGACCTCATGCATCAGGAGATCCTGAAAGTGCTATTAAAATTGGGGCAGATATTGTAGTAGTAGGAGAGGGGGAAAAGCTTTTTCTTGATATTATTGATAGAATCATTTCTGGCGAAGACGTTAAGGGAATCTTTAAAGCTAAAGGCTTTGTTAATCTTGATGAATTTTCTCCTTTTTCTCTTAAATTTAAAAGATTTGGTCCTATAGAGATAAGTAGGGGTTGCCCTTACGGTTGTTATTTCTGTCAAACTCCAAGAATTTTTGGAGGAGTGATGAGACATAGAAGTGTGGAGAAAATTTTAGATTTAGTCAAGGTAATGAATAATCTAAACTTAAAAGATATAAGATTTGTAACTCCTAATGCCTTTGCATATGGTTCTAATACTGGAAAAGATGTTAATCTGGTTAAAATTGAAGAATTACTTTCTGGTATAAGAAAAGTAATTGGTAAAAAAGGCAGAATATTTTTTGGGTCTTTTCCCTCAGAGGTCAGGCCAGAACATGTTAAAGAGGAAACTTTAGAGCTTGTTAAAACTTACGCTAATAATGATAATCTAGTGATAGGAGCTCAGTCGGGAAGTCAAAGAATTCTTGATTTGTCTCATAGAGCACATACGGTTGAAGATGTATATAAGGCTGTTGAATTAACTCTAAAATACAACCTGAAGGCTAATGTGGATTTTATTTTTGGTCTTCCGTACGAAGAGGAAAAAGATATTGAAGAGACTGTAAGATTCATAGAAGAGTTGGTAAAAATGGGAGCCAAAGTTCATGCTCATACTTTTATGCCTTTGCCTGGAACACCTTTTGCTAAGTTTCCCCCAGGAAAGATAGAGGGATTATATAAAAAGGTGATAAATAGATTACTCCCTAAAGGAGTAATCTTTGGAAACTTTAGAGAACAAGAAAAAATAGCTTGGGATCTTTATAAATATTTTTCTTCCAAAGAGGAGTAG
- the guaB gene encoding IMP dehydrogenase: MNFDERFLGEALTFDDILLVPAYSEVTPKEVCVDTYLTERIHLNIPILSAAMDTVTEARMAIAIAREGGLGIIHRNMSIERQAEEVDKVKRSEHGMITDPIFLHPEQTVGEALSIMAKYHISGLPVVEKDGKLVGIVTNRDLRFETNMNKKVSEIMTKDNLIVAQVGITIKDAQEILQKYKIEKLPIVDKDFKLRGLITIKDIQKMKQYPNAAKDKKGRLIAGAAIGVGEEAIKRAKALVEAEVDVIVVDTAHGHHKRVLETVNELKKLFSKEVVIVAGNVATAEGTKALIDAGADVVKVGIGPGSICTTRVVAGIGVPQFSAIWECAKEAKKYNVPIIADGGIKFSGDITKAIAAGAHAVMLGSLLAGTEESPGEIEIYQGRSFKVYRGMGSLSAMKEGSKDRYFQEQSEKLVPEGIEGRVPYRGPVSEVLFQLVGGLKSGMGYCGVKNLEELRTKTKFIKITNAGLRESHPHDVIITKEAPNYSISTWESR, from the coding sequence ATGAACTTCGATGAAAGGTTTTTAGGAGAAGCCTTAACCTTTGACGACATACTATTAGTACCAGCATATAGTGAAGTAACCCCTAAGGAAGTGTGTGTAGATACCTATCTCACTGAAAGAATACATTTAAATATACCTATATTGAGTGCTGCCATGGATACGGTAACAGAAGCAAGAATGGCTATAGCCATAGCTAGGGAGGGTGGGCTTGGTATAATCCACCGAAATATGAGTATTGAAAGGCAAGCAGAGGAAGTAGATAAGGTAAAAAGATCTGAACACGGAATGATAACAGATCCTATCTTTTTACATCCTGAACAAACTGTAGGAGAAGCTCTAAGTATAATGGCAAAATATCATATCTCAGGTCTTCCAGTGGTAGAAAAAGATGGAAAACTAGTAGGTATAGTTACAAACAGAGATTTAAGATTTGAGACAAACATGAATAAAAAGGTATCTGAGATAATGACAAAAGATAACCTCATAGTAGCTCAGGTAGGAATAACCATAAAAGATGCCCAAGAAATACTTCAAAAGTATAAAATTGAAAAACTTCCTATAGTAGATAAAGATTTTAAACTAAGAGGGCTCATAACCATTAAAGATATACAAAAGATGAAACAATATCCAAATGCTGCAAAAGATAAGAAAGGTAGGCTTATTGCAGGAGCAGCTATAGGAGTTGGGGAAGAGGCTATAAAAAGAGCAAAAGCCCTTGTAGAAGCAGAAGTTGATGTAATTGTAGTAGATACTGCTCATGGTCACCACAAAAGGGTATTAGAAACAGTAAATGAACTCAAAAAATTGTTTTCAAAAGAAGTTGTAATCGTTGCAGGAAATGTGGCTACAGCAGAAGGCACTAAAGCTTTAATTGATGCAGGCGCAGACGTAGTAAAAGTAGGAATTGGGCCAGGATCTATATGTACCACAAGAGTAGTAGCTGGAATAGGAGTTCCCCAATTTTCTGCCATATGGGAATGTGCAAAAGAAGCAAAAAAGTACAATGTGCCAATTATTGCTGATGGGGGCATAAAATTTTCAGGAGATATAACAAAAGCAATAGCAGCAGGGGCTCATGCAGTAATGCTGGGAAGTCTACTTGCAGGAACAGAAGAGAGTCCTGGCGAAATAGAGATATATCAGGGAAGAAGTTTCAAAGTCTATAGAGGAATGGGATCTTTATCAGCAATGAAAGAGGGAAGTAAAGATAGATATTTTCAGGAACAATCGGAAAAATTAGTACCTGAAGGTATTGAAGGAAGAGTTCCTTATCGAGGACCTGTCTCAGAAGTATTATTCCAACTTGTTGGTGGGCTAAAATCGGGAATGGGTTATTGTGGGGTTAAAAACTTAGAAGAGTTAAGAACCAAAACCAAATTCATAAAAATTACCAATGCAGGATTAAGAGAAAGCCATCCTCATGATGTAATAATAACAAAAGAGGCACCTAACTACAGTATTTCTACATGGGAGAGTCGCTAA
- a CDS encoding response regulator transcription factor produces MKKILIVEDEQNVRGLIKETLEFLNKYEIHEAGTGKEALEKIKELNPDLVILDIMLPDIDGYTICEQIKEDPSLNSLVLILTARSSDLDKRVGYSMGADDYMTKPFGLADLITRVENLLGE; encoded by the coding sequence ATGAAGAAAATACTAATCGTTGAAGATGAACAAAATGTTAGGGGGCTTATTAAGGAGACCCTTGAATTCCTAAACAAATATGAAATCCACGAGGCAGGTACAGGTAAGGAGGCATTAGAGAAAATAAAGGAGTTAAATCCGGATCTTGTAATTTTGGACATAATGCTCCCTGATATTGATGGATATACAATATGTGAGCAGATTAAAGAGGATCCTTCATTAAATTCTCTTGTCCTAATACTAACAGCAAGGTCTAGTGATCTTGATAAAAGAGTTGGCTATAGTATGGGCGCAGATGATTATATGACTAAGCCTTTTGGACTTGCAGATTTAATTACTAGAGTAGAAAATCTTTTGGGAGAGTAA
- the nadA gene encoding quinolinate synthase NadA — protein MTIQEKIQKLKREKNAIILAHNYQLPEVQDIADFVGDSLELARISAQVKEEVIIFCGVHFMAETASILAPNKKVILPDLFAGCPLANTITPEDVKSLKEKYKNYAIVAYVNTSAKVKAESDYICTSANAISVVEKIPEEKIIFIPDRNLGYYVSKHTKKEMIIWNGFCPTHQRILPQDIINLKEKYKDAKVVVHPECRKEVLDLADKIASTSGIIKFVKEDDGKRYIIGTEAGLLHRLRKENPEKEFYLASSLAVCPNMKKITLDKILTSLENLEPEVKVEESVREKALKPIERMLNL, from the coding sequence ATGACAATACAAGAGAAGATACAAAAGCTAAAAAGAGAAAAGAACGCTATAATTTTAGCTCATAATTACCAACTTCCAGAAGTACAAGATATAGCAGACTTTGTAGGAGATTCTTTAGAACTTGCAAGAATCTCCGCACAAGTTAAAGAAGAAGTCATTATATTCTGTGGAGTACATTTTATGGCTGAAACAGCCTCCATTCTTGCTCCTAATAAAAAAGTAATACTCCCTGATCTTTTCGCAGGATGTCCTCTTGCAAATACTATCACACCAGAAGATGTAAAAAGTTTAAAGGAAAAATACAAAAACTATGCAATAGTAGCCTATGTAAATACATCAGCTAAAGTAAAGGCAGAAAGTGATTATATCTGCACCTCCGCTAATGCCATATCAGTAGTAGAAAAAATCCCAGAAGAAAAAATTATATTCATACCCGATAGAAACCTGGGATACTATGTAAGTAAACATACAAAGAAAGAAATGATAATATGGAATGGATTCTGCCCAACTCATCAAAGAATATTACCTCAAGATATAATCAATCTCAAAGAAAAATACAAGGATGCAAAAGTAGTAGTTCATCCTGAATGTAGAAAAGAAGTTTTAGATCTTGCAGACAAAATTGCAAGTACTAGTGGAATAATTAAATTTGTAAAAGAGGATGATGGGAAACGTTATATTATAGGAACAGAAGCAGGACTTTTACATCGTCTGAGAAAAGAAAATCCTGAAAAAGAATTCTATCTCGCTTCTTCCCTTGCTGTTTGTCCCAATATGAAGAAGATTACTCTCGATAAGATACTAACAAGTCTAGAAAATTTAGAGCCAGAGGTTAAAGTTGAAGAATCTGTTAGAGAAAAAGCATTAAAACCTATAGAAAGAATGCTTAATCTATGA
- a CDS encoding LapA family protein has protein sequence MSTVIIVLLVGIILALLFSFQNQSLVTIYFLNWSFEEKISTVLFLTFAAGVILAFISTLPTIIKDKRTISKLNKRIKELEKNISLNKETLPEQDNRVNNK, from the coding sequence GTGAGTACTGTAATAATAGTACTACTTGTAGGGATCATTTTGGCTCTTTTATTCTCTTTTCAAAATCAATCCTTAGTAACCATTTACTTCTTAAACTGGTCTTTTGAAGAGAAAATATCTACAGTGCTATTTTTAACCTTTGCTGCTGGCGTTATCCTTGCTTTCATAAGTACCTTACCAACCATTATCAAAGACAAAAGAACTATATCTAAGTTAAATAAAAGGATAAAAGAGTTAGAAAAAAATATAAGCCTAAACAAAGAAACCTTACCTGAACAAGATAATAGAGTAAATAACAAATAA
- a CDS encoding DMT family transporter, which yields MIKNKTEKEKAYIFLLIGITAMASASLIIRLTPAPPLIIASYRLLIASLILFIINKNHIRIPKNIPILLLAGISLGIHFYTWISALFLTSVANAVVLVNTSPIFISLLTYIYEKRKPTKKFFFSLFLILIGIVLITNNKLSLRFGEGELLAILGAVTFAFYLYIGRYLSSDLNVSSYITLVYFTGGITLLVFALLLRIPLVGYPINIYVNFLLLALIPQLIGHTSANYAIRILSPNLTSIVLIGETVIATIFAFIFLKEKISLFQTIGIIFIIIGILYSSLEEKYL from the coding sequence ATGATAAAGAATAAAACAGAAAAAGAAAAAGCATATATATTTCTCTTAATTGGAATAACAGCTATGGCTTCTGCCTCTTTGATAATAAGGCTCACTCCTGCTCCACCTCTTATCATTGCTTCTTATAGACTACTCATAGCATCTCTCATATTATTTATAATAAACAAAAACCACATAAGAATACCCAAAAACATTCCCATACTGCTTCTTGCAGGAATTTCTTTAGGAATACATTTTTATACATGGATTTCTGCATTGTTCTTAACCTCAGTTGCCAATGCAGTAGTATTAGTAAACACAAGTCCAATATTTATTTCTCTTCTTACCTACATATATGAAAAAAGAAAACCAACTAAAAAATTTTTCTTTTCTCTCTTTTTAATCCTTATAGGTATAGTCTTAATAACCAATAATAAGCTTTCATTAAGATTTGGAGAAGGAGAATTACTCGCAATACTGGGTGCTGTTACTTTTGCCTTCTACCTTTATATAGGAAGATACCTTTCCTCTGATTTAAACGTATCCTCATACATCACACTGGTATACTTTACAGGAGGAATCACTCTCTTAGTTTTTGCCCTCTTGTTAAGAATACCTCTCGTAGGATACCCTATTAATATATATGTTAATTTCCTACTCCTTGCTCTAATTCCCCAACTTATAGGACATACATCAGCCAATTACGCTATAAGAATTCTATCTCCCAATTTGACCTCTATTGTATTAATAGGTGAAACAGTCATTGCAACAATTTTTGCCTTTATCTTCTTAAAAGAAAAAATTTCTCTATTCCAAACCATAGGAATTATATTTATTATTATAGGAATTCTCTACTCCTCTTTGGAAGAAAAATATTTATAA
- a CDS encoding ATP-binding protein, which yields MVKTYYNETKERLLSLFRALLLFIALLLVKFDIIPPINQSIFNIFLVFSSIYILITTIFPVYKYPIFYKHEIFTAIDVILVAILVYLTGGISSDLYLFLIFPIVSSAFRYDFRSAILSAILVTLVFILFGIIQGVNIILSNTYIRVVELGVIAIVLALFLNYIGRESLKLEQKINEMKIFSEIIKTVNSSLETKEILSLILDSAVKLLGADGGTIFLKDKDTGDLIFERAIGEKGELLEGKKLSKGEGIVGWVVENGTPIIINNPQKDPRFSSYYDKLSGFKTGSIICAPLKVGDEVLGAIEVINSNRNRKFTEYELDMLMNLAYETSVALNKAILYNEVNLEREKMKKILENVGDGLVILDGRKRLSMFNNVAEEIFKLSPEQKEKRCTEVLKCRNLSGELMCSECPLDKMVFQGLSLMQYEMKVWNGEKEIILGCNLSSTWEGRKVTNFILALRDISLAKELDRMKSEFVANVSHELKTPLTAIKGYSELLIKMNLPPEKVRNYYQIIYKESERLTQLINDLLEVSRIESGKIELKKEMVEIRKVIKERATFFQTQTSKHTIVLQFPEYPTFILGDNARLAQVFHNLLDNAIKYSPNGGNIWVRVSDKMEDIVIEVQDQGIGIPPEHLPHIFDRFYRVDSSLRKSTSGTGLGLSIVKSIIEAHGGKISVASKVGEGTTFTIRLPRRFSLVDPLTGTLSLPYFFPLLWREMYKVQGPFAFGRIYYEFEGLISDNVRKNTIYNLANRLKERLRPNDLIGHGFNRFYLFTRTVMDIEEKVSHIPLGDMGDLKVHLKFLTSVNNSIEDVVRLVNEDF from the coding sequence ATGGTGAAGACTTATTATAACGAAACAAAAGAAAGGCTTTTGTCTTTATTTAGAGCCTTACTTCTTTTTATAGCCTTACTACTTGTGAAGTTTGATATAATCCCTCCAATAAACCAAAGCATTTTTAATATATTTCTTGTTTTTTCTTCTATTTATATATTGATCACAACCATATTTCCTGTATATAAGTATCCTATTTTTTATAAGCATGAGATTTTTACTGCGATAGATGTGATCTTGGTAGCCATACTTGTATATCTTACTGGAGGAATTTCAAGTGATCTATATTTGTTCCTTATTTTTCCGATAGTATCTTCTGCTTTTAGATATGATTTCAGATCTGCTATACTTTCTGCCATATTAGTTACTCTTGTTTTTATACTTTTTGGAATTATTCAGGGTGTTAACATAATCTTAAGTAATACTTATATTAGAGTTGTTGAGCTTGGAGTTATAGCTATTGTTCTTGCTTTATTCTTGAATTATATTGGTAGAGAAAGTTTAAAACTTGAGCAAAAGATAAATGAAATGAAGATATTCTCTGAGATAATAAAAACCGTTAACTCATCTTTGGAAACTAAGGAAATTCTATCTCTAATTTTAGATTCTGCAGTGAAACTTTTAGGGGCTGATGGTGGAACTATTTTTTTAAAAGATAAAGATACAGGGGATTTGATCTTTGAGAGAGCTATTGGAGAGAAAGGAGAATTATTAGAGGGTAAGAAATTGTCTAAAGGAGAAGGTATTGTAGGTTGGGTAGTAGAAAATGGAACTCCTATAATTATAAATAATCCTCAGAAAGATCCAAGATTTTCAAGCTATTATGATAAACTCTCTGGATTCAAAACAGGCTCAATAATTTGTGCCCCTTTAAAAGTTGGAGATGAAGTTCTAGGAGCTATAGAGGTTATAAATAGCAATAGAAATAGGAAATTTACCGAGTATGAGCTTGATATGCTTATGAATTTAGCATACGAGACCTCTGTAGCTCTAAATAAGGCAATTCTCTATAACGAAGTGAATTTAGAAAGAGAGAAAATGAAAAAGATTCTTGAAAATGTTGGTGATGGTTTGGTTATTTTAGATGGAAGAAAAAGATTGTCCATGTTTAATAATGTGGCAGAAGAGATATTTAAATTATCTCCTGAACAGAAAGAGAAAAGATGTACAGAAGTTTTAAAGTGTAGGAATTTATCTGGAGAATTAATGTGTTCTGAATGTCCGTTGGATAAAATGGTGTTTCAGGGGCTTTCTTTGATGCAATATGAGATGAAGGTTTGGAATGGAGAAAAAGAAATTATTTTAGGATGCAATCTTTCTAGTACTTGGGAGGGTAGAAAGGTTACCAATTTTATCCTTGCTCTTAGGGATATAAGTTTGGCAAAGGAGCTTGACAGGATGAAATCAGAATTTGTTGCTAATGTATCTCATGAGTTAAAGACACCTTTAACAGCTATTAAAGGCTATAGTGAGCTTCTAATAAAAATGAATCTACCACCAGAAAAAGTAAGAAATTATTATCAGATAATATATAAGGAATCGGAACGCTTAACTCAATTAATAAATGATTTACTTGAAGTTTCAAGAATAGAATCTGGTAAGATTGAACTTAAAAAGGAAATGGTGGAAATAAGAAAGGTAATAAAAGAAAGAGCTACTTTTTTCCAAACGCAGACTTCAAAGCATACAATAGTTTTGCAATTCCCTGAGTATCCTACCTTTATTCTTGGAGATAATGCAAGACTTGCTCAGGTTTTTCATAATCTTTTAGATAATGCTATTAAATACTCGCCTAATGGAGGAAATATATGGGTAAGAGTTTCAGATAAAATGGAGGATATAGTAATAGAGGTGCAAGATCAAGGGATAGGAATCCCTCCTGAGCATCTTCCTCATATTTTCGATAGGTTCTATAGAGTAGATAGCTCTTTGAGGAAGTCTACAAGTGGAACGGGGCTTGGTCTTTCAATAGTTAAGAGCATCATAGAAGCTCATGGAGGAAAGATCTCAGTAGCAAGCAAGGTGGGAGAGGGTACTACCTTTACTATAAGGCTTCCAAGAAGGTTTTCTCTTGTAGATCCTCTCACAGGAACCCTCTCTTTACCTTACTTTTTCCCTCTGTTATGGAGGGAGATGTATAAAGTCCAAGGGCCTTTTGCTTTTGGTAGAATCTATTATGAATTTGAGGGGCTCATATCTGATAATGTGAGAAAGAATACTATTTATAACCTTGCAAATAGATTAAAAGAAAGGTTAAGACCCAATGATCTAATTGGGCATGGTTTTAATAGATTTTATCTTTTTACAAGGACAGTAATGGATATAGAAGAAAAAGTCTCCCATATCCCTTTAGGAGATATGGGAGACTTAAAGGTACATCTGAAATTTTTAACTTCTGTTAATAATAGTATAGAAGATGTGGTCAGGCTTGTGAACGAGGATTTTTAG
- the nadB gene encoding L-aspartate oxidase, translating to MTERFITPFSSEDFEKEYDLIIIGSGIAGLISAYYAPENLKIALLSKDKLEESNTYYAQGGIAVALNPEDSPELHYKDTLNAGAEFNEEKIVRIVVHEGIERVKDLIKLGVNFDKHNGLSFTKEAAHSKRRILHAQGDATGYEIARVMINLVRNKNNIDIYEHHMLVDLLTHEDEVYGGIFFDTKEKKIKIFTSRYTILATGGAGQLYLHTTNPLTATGDGLAVAFRAGARIMDLEFFQFHPTALDIDSPQRFLISEAVRGEGAHLLNAFGERFMLNYHPLAELAPRDVVTRAIFFEMTETQDKIYLDLRPIGEKRIKDRFPNIYKKCMEYGIDITKDLVPVSPAAHYFMGGIETDENGRTSLKNLYACGEVACTGLHGANRLASNSLLEGLVFGKRCIDTILNEDPAKPRSIPNNKSIHVNSFSLGEVEKMIKILRKTLWEKVGIIREEKELKEAENIIHENLYEKLGSCTIIDRSFFELKNMLLISKLMINSALIRKESRGAHFRLDYPKSKEEWRKHIIWEREKEVIFCEVNSLPSFKKNR from the coding sequence ATGACCGAGAGATTTATAACACCTTTTTCTAGTGAAGATTTTGAAAAAGAATATGATTTGATAATAATTGGCAGTGGTATAGCAGGGTTAATATCTGCCTATTATGCTCCAGAAAACCTAAAAATAGCTTTACTTTCTAAAGATAAACTTGAAGAGAGTAATACCTATTACGCCCAAGGCGGTATTGCTGTAGCCTTAAACCCAGAAGATTCTCCAGAACTTCATTACAAAGATACTTTAAACGCGGGTGCAGAATTTAATGAAGAGAAAATCGTAAGAATAGTAGTACATGAAGGAATAGAAAGAGTAAAAGACCTTATCAAGTTAGGAGTGAACTTTGATAAACATAACGGACTCTCTTTTACAAAAGAGGCTGCTCACAGTAAGAGAAGAATTCTTCATGCTCAAGGAGACGCTACCGGTTATGAGATAGCAAGAGTAATGATAAACCTTGTGAGGAATAAAAATAACATAGATATATATGAGCATCATATGTTAGTTGATTTACTAACCCATGAAGATGAGGTATACGGAGGAATTTTCTTTGATACCAAGGAGAAGAAAATCAAAATATTTACTTCAAGATATACTATATTAGCCACAGGTGGCGCAGGCCAATTATACCTGCATACCACAAATCCTCTTACTGCTACTGGAGATGGTCTTGCAGTTGCTTTTAGAGCCGGTGCAAGAATAATGGATCTTGAATTTTTCCAATTTCACCCTACAGCCCTTGATATAGATTCTCCCCAAAGGTTTCTCATCTCAGAAGCAGTGAGAGGAGAAGGAGCTCATCTCCTAAATGCCTTTGGAGAAAGATTTATGTTAAATTATCACCCTCTTGCAGAGCTTGCTCCAAGGGACGTAGTAACAAGAGCAATATTTTTTGAGATGACGGAAACTCAAGACAAAATATATCTAGATCTTAGGCCTATTGGAGAAAAAAGAATAAAGGATAGATTTCCTAATATCTATAAAAAATGTATGGAATACGGCATAGATATTACAAAAGACTTAGTACCAGTCTCTCCAGCTGCCCATTATTTTATGGGAGGAATTGAAACCGATGAAAACGGAAGAACAAGCTTAAAAAACCTCTACGCATGTGGAGAGGTCGCATGTACTGGATTGCATGGAGCTAATAGATTAGCAAGCAATTCTCTTTTAGAAGGACTTGTATTTGGTAAGAGATGCATTGACACCATATTAAATGAAGACCCAGCTAAGCCTCGTTCCATACCCAACAATAAGAGTATACATGTAAATTCGTTCTCCTTAGGAGAAGTAGAAAAGATGATAAAAATTCTCCGAAAAACCTTATGGGAAAAAGTAGGAATTATAAGAGAAGAAAAGGAATTAAAAGAGGCAGAAAATATCATCCATGAGAATCTATATGAGAAATTAGGTAGTTGCACTATTATAGACAGATCCTTTTTTGAACTTAAAAATATGCTCCTAATATCTAAACTCATGATAAATTCAGCTTTGATAAGAAAAGAAAGTCGTGGAGCTCATTTTAGATTAGACTATCCTAAATCTAAAGAAGAGTGGAGAAAACATATAATCTGGGAAAGAGAAAAAGAGGTGATATTCTGTGAAGTCAATTCCTTACCTTCATTTAAAAAAAATCGTTGA
- the nadC gene encoding carboxylating nicotinate-nucleotide diphosphorylase, whose amino-acid sequence MKSIPYLHLKKIVEEALEEDIGFGDITTESIVPEDMNSKAVIIAKEEGILAGLPVAKAVFKTLESSVEFKELKKDGDKIKEGDIILEIIGKTKTILMGERTALNFIQRLSGIATYTRKCVDMVRPYGVKILDTRKTTPTLRILEKYAVKIGGGENHRFALYDMVLIKDNHIRVAGSIKEAIRRVRENVSHVYKIEVEVSNLEELKEALETQVDIVLLDNMDYETLKEAINMAKGKVLIEVSGKISMEDLEKIAKLGVDFISMGKLTHSFKSLDLSLEIL is encoded by the coding sequence GTGAAGTCAATTCCTTACCTTCATTTAAAAAAAATCGTTGAGGAAGCCCTAGAAGAAGATATAGGCTTTGGAGATATAACGACTGAAAGTATCGTTCCAGAAGATATGAATTCAAAAGCAGTGATCATTGCAAAAGAAGAAGGAATACTTGCAGGATTACCCGTAGCAAAAGCAGTATTTAAAACTTTAGAAAGTAGTGTAGAATTTAAAGAACTTAAAAAAGATGGAGATAAGATTAAAGAGGGGGACATAATTTTAGAAATTATTGGAAAAACAAAAACAATTCTTATGGGAGAAAGAACTGCCTTAAATTTCATTCAAAGACTCTCAGGAATAGCAACCTATACAAGAAAGTGTGTAGATATGGTAAGACCTTACGGAGTAAAGATCTTAGACACAAGAAAAACCACTCCGACGCTTCGGATTCTTGAAAAATACGCTGTAAAAATAGGAGGAGGAGAAAATCATAGATTTGCTTTATATGATATGGTACTGATAAAAGACAACCATATAAGAGTAGCTGGAAGTATAAAAGAAGCAATAAGAAGAGTAAGAGAAAATGTCTCTCACGTATACAAAATAGAAGTTGAAGTAAGTAATTTGGAAGAGTTAAAAGAGGCCCTCGAAACTCAGGTTGACATAGTACTTCTTGATAACATGGATTATGAAACTCTAAAAGAAGCAATAAATATGGCAAAGGGGAAAGTATTAATTGAAGTATCAGGAAAAATTTCCATGGAAGATCTGGAAAAAATTGCCAAATTAGGAGTAGATTTTATCTCTATGGGAAAACTTACCCATTCTTTTAAAAGCTTAGATCTAAGTTTAGAAATATTATAA
- a CDS encoding metal-sulfur cluster assembly factor, whose protein sequence is MNLKETIENKLKEIIDPEVGLDLVTLNTIEKLEIDNDGNVKIVFRPTTPFCPLGIQLALSIKKAVKEIDGVKNVDVEVVDYIFAEQANELLKNQ, encoded by the coding sequence ATGAATTTAAAGGAAACAATAGAAAATAAATTAAAAGAAATTATAGACCCTGAGGTAGGATTAGACTTAGTCACTCTAAACACCATAGAAAAATTAGAGATAGACAATGACGGAAATGTAAAAATAGTTTTTAGACCTACAACTCCATTCTGCCCTTTAGGGATACAATTAGCCTTATCCATTAAAAAAGCAGTCAAGGAAATAGATGGAGTAAAAAATGTAGATGTGGAAGTAGTGGATTATATATTTGCAGAACAAGCTAACGAACTATTAAAAAATCAATAA